GCGATCAGCCGATCGCCCTCCGGCGACGCTCCGCTCATGGGTCCCCCTCCGTCGGTCCGCGCCGACACGGCATCACGGCAGAAACCCTTCCAAGTTAGCTCAGGAACGGTCTTCTGCCCCCACCTCGGACACCAACGATCTTGGTGGTGGAGATCACACACCGTCAGATGTCCGCTGGTGACGCCCTTGTGTGCAGGATGGTTCATGACGGTTCGGCAGGTGTTCGATCGCTGTCCAACTCGCCCTGGAATCAGATGGATTCGGACAGTGACCGTCAACCCCCTTTCGAGTGCGGTGAATCCTGCGGGCGGGATACACGAGTGTCAGTGCGGGGCGATAGGGTTAATCTGCCCGGGCCGGGTGCCCTCGTACGGGTGGGGAGTGACATGGAACAGATAACGATGCGAAGCAGGCCGCGCGTGCCTGCGATCACCTGCGGGAGCAGCGCGACCAGTTCGCGTCTCGACCGCCATCTCGCGGTGCTCGGCGGACCCGCCATACCGCAGCGCGAGGCCGCCGAGGCCACGCTGCTCATGCGCGAACTGACGGCGCGTGAGCCCGCGACCCGCGTGCACGGCCACCGCAGCCGCAGTGCCCGCGTCTCGCTCTTCGCACCCCTGCGCCGCCTGCGCCGCTCGCTCTTCGGCAGCCGGCACTAGCCACCACCGGTCGGCCGGGCCCGCCTGCCCGGCGCACCCTCCCGCTCACCCGGCCGACCGTCGTCGCCACGGCCCGGACGTGTTCCCCACCCGTCCGGGCTTCGTGCTGCCCGCCCCGAGGACGCCGGCGCCCGGACTTCAGGCGATCACGCCCGCCTTCCGCAGCTCCGCGCACTCCGTCCCGTCGACGCCGAGCCCGGCGAGCACCCGCTCCGTGTGCTCGCCCAGGGCCGGGATCGCGCCCATCGCCGGCTCCGGCCCGTCCGGGAAGACGATCGGCGGCAGCATCGCCCGCAGCGGCCCCACCGCCGAGTCCACCGCGCGCCAGCGGTCCCGCGCCGCCAGCTGCGGATGGTCAGCGAGGTCCGCCACGGAGTTGAGCCGCGCGCAGGCGATCCCCGCCGCCTCCAGCCGGGCCACCGCCTCCGCCGCCGGCAGCGGCGCCAGCGCCGCGGCGACCGCCGCGTCCGTGTCCGCCCGCCGGGCCACCCGGGCCCGGTTCGTGGCGAACTCCGGATCGTCCGCGAGCTCCGGCCGCTCCAGCACCTTTTCGGCCAGCCGGCGCCATTCCCGGTCGTTCTGCACCGACAGCAGCACCAGGCTCCCGTCCGCCGTCGGATAGGCGTCGTACGGCGCGATCACGGCGTGCGCGAGCCCCGTGCGCGCCGGTGCCGCGCCTCCGTGCATCCCGTGGTGCAGCGGGTGTCCCATCCACTCGGCGAGCGCGTCGAGCATCGACACCTCCACCGGGCCGCCGCGGCCGGTCGTGCCCCGGCGCACCAGCGCGGCCAGAACGCCCGAGAAGGCGTACATCCCCGCCGCGATGTCGGCCGCGGGGATGCCCGCCTTCACCGGATGCTCCGCCGTCCCGGTCACCGACACCAGGCCGGCCTCGCACTGCACGAGCATGTCGTAGGCCCGCTTGTGCGCGTACGGCCCGTCCGCCCCGTATCCCGAGATGTCGACCGCGACCAGCCGCGGATGCAGGCCGCACAGCGTGGCCGCGTCGAGGCCGAGCCGGGCCGCCGCGCCCTGCGCGAGGTTCTGCACGAAGACGTCCGCGTCCGCGATCAGCCGGCGGACCAGGGCGATGCCCCGCGGGTCCTTCAGATCCACCGCGACCGACTCCTTGCCGCGGTTGCACCACACGAAGTGGGAGGCGAGCCCGGCCGCCGCCGTGTCGTACCCGCGGGCGAAGTCGCCGCCGTCCGGACGCTCGATCTTGACCACCCGGGCGCCGAGGTCGGCGAGCTGCCGGGTGGCGAACGGCGCGGCGACGGCCTGCTCCACGGCGACGACGGTGATCCCGTCCAGCGGGAGCGGCTGGGTGCTGGTGCTCATCCTGTGTGCCTATCGCGCCCGCGACCCGCTTGTCACCTGTGGACTCGTCACACCGCCGCGTACCGGCGGACCGCCGCCGGCCCGCACAGCGCGATCAGGGCGAGCGACCACAGCAGCGCCCCGGCAACCGGGTGCGCCACCGGCCAGGCCGCGTCCGCCGGGACGGCCGCGTTGCCGAACAGCTCCCGCACCGCCGTGGTCACCGCGGAGATCGGGTTCCACTCGGCGACCGTGCGGAGCCAGCCCGGCATGCCGTCGGTCGGGATGTACGCGTTCGACAGCAGCGGCAGCATGAAGGTGGCGCTGCCCAGTTGGCCGGCCGCCTCCTCGCTCCGGGAAGCGAGGCCGAGCAGGATGCCCACCCAGGTCATGGCGAAGCGGAACAGCAGCAGGAGCCCGAAGGCGGCCAGGGCGTCCAGGGCCGTGCCCTCGATCCGCCAGCCCATCGCGAGGCCGACGAGGATCATCGGGACCATGCCGAGGGCGCTGGTGACCAGGTCGGCGAGGGCCTGCCCCAGCGGCACGGCTGCCCGGCTCACCGGCATCGTCCGGAACCGGTCCATCACGCCCCGGTGCGAGTCCTGGGCGGCCTGGAACATGCCGGTCATCAGCCCGCCGGCGGCCGTCGCGACCAGCAGGCCGGGCACCAGATAGGCGCGGTACTCGGCGCCCGGCATGGCGAGCGCGGTGCCGAAGACGTAGCCGAAGAAGAGCAGGAAGACGAGCGGCATCGTCTGGGTCATCAGCGTCATCGCCGGCGCGTGTCTGATGCGCTGGAGGTGCCGGCCGAGGACCGCGGTCCCGTCGTGGACGAGCGCGCTCATGCGATCAGCTCCTCGTGGTCGGCGGGGGTGGTGCGGTCGGTGAGGCGCAGGAACACCTCGTCGAGGGTGGGCGGGCGCAGCGACGCGTCGACGATGTGCACCCCGGCCGCGTCGATCTCGCGGACGATCCGGGGCAGCGTCAGCGTGCCGTCGAGGCTCACCGCGCCGACCGTGCGGCGCTCGGCGTCGAGCGCCGGGGCCGAGCCGGTGAGCTGGTCGAGCACGGCCGCGGCGGCCTCCAGGAGCGCGGGGGCGGCGACCACCACCTCCGCGTAGTTGCCGATCCGCGCCTTGAGTTCGGCGGGTGTGCCGCGGTGCGCGGCCCGGCCCTCGTCGACGAGCACGATGTCGTCCGCGAGCTGGTCGGCCTCCTCCAGGTACTGCGTGGTGAGCAGCACGGTGGTCCCCTGGGACGCCAACCCCCGTACGGCGTCCCAGATGTCGTTGCGGCTGTGCGGGTCGAGCCCGGTGGTGGGCTCGTCCAGGAAGAGGACCTGCGGCGGCACGATCAGGCTCGCGGCGAGATCGAGCCGGCGGCGCATGCCGCCCGAGTAGGTGCGGGCGGGACGGTCGGCGGCCCCGGTGAGGCCGAACCGCTCCAGGAGTTCGTCGGCGCGGGAGCGCGGGGCGCGCAGCAGCTTCGCGAACAGCCGGAGGTTCTCGGCACCGGTCAGGTCGCCGTCGACGGAGGCGTACTGGCCGGTGACGGAGATCCGGCGACGGACCTCCGCCGGGTCGCGGACCACGTCGTGGCCGGCGACGCGGGCGCTGCCGGAGTCGGGCGCGGCGAGGGTGGTGAGGACCTTGACGGCGGTGGTCTTGCCGGCGCCGTTGGGGCCGAGGACGCCGCAGACCGTGCCCTCGGGGACCGCCAGATCGAGTCCGCGCAGGGCATGGACGTCCCCGTAGCGCTTCCGTAGACCCTCACTCAGTACAGCGTACGTAGTAGTCATGGCATGACCGTACCGCACTACGTACGCTGTACGTAACTACGATGGGGGGCGAGGTGATGATCCATGGCGGGCCGAGCGGCCGAACCCGAAGTGATCTGGGCGCGCCCCGAGCGCACGGGCCGCGGTCCGAAACCGGCGTACAGCCGGGCCGACATCGTGGCGGCCGCGGTGCGCGTCGCCGACGCCGACGGCATGGACGCGGTCTCGATGCGGCGGGTGGCGGCCGAGATCGGCTGCGGCACCATGTCGCTGTACAACTACGTCCCGCGCAAGGAGGACCTGTACGAGCTGATGGTCGACGCGGCCAGCGGCGAGTACGACCTCTCCCGCGGCCCGAGCGGTGACTGGCGCGCGGACATGCTGCACGTGGCCCGCGAGGCCCGGGGGATCCTGCACCGCCACCCGTGGGTGATCCGCCTGATGACCACCGGCTACGCCTTCGGCCCCAACGCCCTGCGCTTCCTGGAGCACTGCCTGGAGTGCCTGAAGGACCTCGACCTGCCCGGCGGCGTCAAGATGGAGCTGATCGCGACGGTGAACGGCACGGTGATGACCGTCGTCGCCAACGAGATCGCCCTCGCCGAACGCGCCCGCGGACTGCCCTGGTCGGAGGAGCAGGAGCAGGCCGTACGCGGCGCGTACCTGATGCGGCAGCTCGCGGGCGGTCAATTCCCCAGACTGGCGGCCGTGTTCGCGGAGTCCGGGGTCGAACCCCTCGACGCCGAGGAGGTCTTCAGCCGGACGCTGCGCCGGGTCCTCGACTCCTTCGTCACGCCCTAGGGTCCGTCCGGCGCGGTCACAGCAGCGCGAACTGGCCCTCCGGGCCCTCCTCCTGATGGTCCAGCACGGACGCCGGGCGCCGGGGCCCGTCCGGGACGGGCAGGACGCCGGCCTCCCGCAGAACCTCGCGCGTCAGCTCCTCGCCGCCGTCGAGTGCGTCGTCGAGCGCGGCGCGTTCGGGCTCGCTCTGGCCGAGCAGGGCCAGCACCGTGATCAGTTCGAGCAGCTCCGAGGTCCACTCCTGGGGCCAGCCGGCCGGCCCGATCGCCTCCAGGGTGCCCGGCTCGGCGGGCGCGGTCCGGTGCGCGCACCACTGCTCCAGCATCCGTACGCCGCCGACGCGGAACTCCCACGCCTCGGCCGGCACCGGCGAGATGCGGCCGTCGCCCAGCGCCAGTGTCTCGTCGGCCGGGTCGTACTCCGGCGGGCCCGGCCGCGCCGGGACCGGCGCCCGGACGTAGGGCCGCCGCCCGCCCGGCAGCCGGGGCCGCTCGCCGCCCCGGGCGCCGCGCAGCTGGATGCCGGTCAGCCGCCGGCCGAGCGCCGTGCCGGCCGCCCATCGGGCCGGGTCCGCGGGCAGCGGGACGCGGCAGCCGGCGGGGGAGGGGCGGGCGGCGGCCACGGCCCAGGCCAGCAGGTCGGCCGCGGTGACGTCGTGCCCGTACCGCTCGCTCAGGAAGGGCAGCAGGCCGGGCGCGACGTTCGGTTCCTCGCCACCGGGGCGGCGGAACAGCGGCCGGATCCGGCCCGGCCGGCCCGCGGGGGAGCGGCCGTCCGGCAGGACCGCGGTGACCAGGAGCGCGGGTCCGGCGGCCCCCGGCACGTACCCCTGCTCGACCGCGAAGAGCTGTCGCTCGTCGGCGACCCGCCACAGCTCGGGGCGGCCGGTGTCGATCAGTCGGTGGTCCGGCAGCAGCCACTGCTCGTCGAACGGGCCGTGCGCGATCCGCACCGGCTCCGGGCAGCGGCCGGTCTCCCGGGAGAACCGCACGGTACCGGTCCGCTGCCCGGGCAGCGCGGCCACCGACGTCGACGGCGTCCGGGCCCGGCTGGGCCGGAACAGCGCCGCCCGCTCGTCCCCCTCGGCGCCGACCAGCCGGTCCCAGCGGGCCCGCAGCGTCCGGACGTCCGGCGCCACGATCCAGCTCCTGCCGAGCCGCAGCGGCGCCACGGACCAGGGCATGAGGTCGTCGAGCAGGGGCGCTTCGCCGGCGGGGCTCCCGCTCCCGCTCGCGCGCGGACTCGGGCTCGAGTTCGGGTTCGGGCTCGGGTTCGGGCTCTGGGTCACGCCGCAGATGCTAGTCAGCCGGTCCTTCGGGCCACAGAGGGACTACGCTCCTTCTGTGGGGCTATGGACCGACCCGGGAGGTCGGAGATGAAGTACAGCCAGTACGACTACACCACTCCCTCGCAGGCCGAAGGCGAACGGCTCGAGGAGGACATGGACGCCCAGCAGAAGGAGCAGGTGCACCACCCGCAGACCGCGCGGACCACCCCCTCCCAGGCCGAGGGCGAGCGTGGGGCGGACGTCAGCGAGAGCTGACCGGCGTCACTGCGCCTCGACGGTCACCGTGAAGGAGAACCGGTCGCCCCGGTAGCGGATGCGGGCGACGTCCACGACCCGGCCGTCCTCGTCGTACGTCACGCCCGTGTAGTGCAGGATCGGCGAGAGCAGCGGCACCTCCAGGAGGGACGCCGTCTCGGGGTCGGCGAGCCGTGCCTCGACGGTGTCCGTGATCCGGCTGATGCGCACCCCCACCACGTCCCGCAGCACCTTCGTCATCGGCCAGCGCTCCAGATCCGCCGGGTCCAGCTTCGCGGCGACATCGGGCCGCACCGCGTTCTCCGCCCAGTTGGTCGGCTCGCCGGTCTCCCCGTCGCGGCGCAGCCGCCGGTACGCGACGACCTCCGCCACGCCCGGGAAGTGCTCGGCGAGCTCGCCGGGGACGGGCGTGGCGCCGTGCCCCAGGACCGTCGTCCGCTCGCCGGACTGCTGCGCCACGATCGCGTCGATCGAGCCGAGCAGGCGGCGCGGCGCACTGCGCCGCGCCCCCGGCTCGATGAAGGTGCCGCGCCGCCGGTGCCGGCTG
This sequence is a window from Streptomyces sp. HUAS YS2. Protein-coding genes within it:
- a CDS encoding type ISP restriction/modification enzyme, encoding MPWSVAPLRLGRSWIVAPDVRTLRARWDRLVGAEGDERAALFRPSRARTPSTSVAALPGQRTGTVRFSRETGRCPEPVRIAHGPFDEQWLLPDHRLIDTGRPELWRVADERQLFAVEQGYVPGAAGPALLVTAVLPDGRSPAGRPGRIRPLFRRPGGEEPNVAPGLLPFLSERYGHDVTAADLLAWAVAAARPSPAGCRVPLPADPARWAAGTALGRRLTGIQLRGARGGERPRLPGGRRPYVRAPVPARPGPPEYDPADETLALGDGRISPVPAEAWEFRVGGVRMLEQWCAHRTAPAEPGTLEAIGPAGWPQEWTSELLELITVLALLGQSEPERAALDDALDGGEELTREVLREAGVLPVPDGPRRPASVLDHQEEGPEGQFALL
- a CDS encoding ABC transporter permease — encoded protein: MSALVHDGTAVLGRHLQRIRHAPAMTLMTQTMPLVFLLFFGYVFGTALAMPGAEYRAYLVPGLLVATAAGGLMTGMFQAAQDSHRGVMDRFRTMPVSRAAVPLGQALADLVTSALGMVPMILVGLAMGWRIEGTALDALAAFGLLLLFRFAMTWVGILLGLASRSEEAAGQLGSATFMLPLLSNAYIPTDGMPGWLRTVAEWNPISAVTTAVRELFGNAAVPADAAWPVAHPVAGALLWSLALIALCGPAAVRRYAAV
- a CDS encoding TetR/AcrR family transcriptional regulator, with product MAGRAAEPEVIWARPERTGRGPKPAYSRADIVAAAVRVADADGMDAVSMRRVAAEIGCGTMSLYNYVPRKEDLYELMVDAASGEYDLSRGPSGDWRADMLHVAREARGILHRHPWVIRLMTTGYAFGPNALRFLEHCLECLKDLDLPGGVKMELIATVNGTVMTVVANEIALAERARGLPWSEEQEQAVRGAYLMRQLAGGQFPRLAAVFAESGVEPLDAEEVFSRTLRRVLDSFVTP
- a CDS encoding ATP-binding cassette domain-containing protein; translation: MTTTYAVLSEGLRKRYGDVHALRGLDLAVPEGTVCGVLGPNGAGKTTAVKVLTTLAAPDSGSARVAGHDVVRDPAEVRRRISVTGQYASVDGDLTGAENLRLFAKLLRAPRSRADELLERFGLTGAADRPARTYSGGMRRRLDLAASLIVPPQVLFLDEPTTGLDPHSRNDIWDAVRGLASQGTTVLLTTQYLEEADQLADDIVLVDEGRAAHRGTPAELKARIGNYAEVVVAAPALLEAAAAVLDQLTGSAPALDAERRTVGAVSLDGTLTLPRIVREIDAAGVHIVDASLRPPTLDEVFLRLTDRTTPADHEELIA
- a CDS encoding CaiB/BaiF CoA transferase family protein, translating into MSTSTQPLPLDGITVVAVEQAVAAPFATRQLADLGARVVKIERPDGGDFARGYDTAAAGLASHFVWCNRGKESVAVDLKDPRGIALVRRLIADADVFVQNLAQGAAARLGLDAATLCGLHPRLVAVDISGYGADGPYAHKRAYDMLVQCEAGLVSVTGTAEHPVKAGIPAADIAAGMYAFSGVLAALVRRGTTGRGGPVEVSMLDALAEWMGHPLHHGMHGGAAPARTGLAHAVIAPYDAYPTADGSLVLLSVQNDREWRRLAEKVLERPELADDPEFATNRARVARRADTDAAVAAALAPLPAAEAVARLEAAGIACARLNSVADLADHPQLAARDRWRAVDSAVGPLRAMLPPIVFPDGPEPAMGAIPALGEHTERVLAGLGVDGTECAELRKAGVIA
- a CDS encoding GntR family transcriptional regulator; this translates as MTAFAPDSLVLNRKLPLWYQVSQSLRASILGRTPDASLRLPTEEQLATHYGVSVLTMRQALKELEEEGLISRHRRRGTFIEPGARRSAPRRLLGSIDAIVAQQSGERTTVLGHGATPVPGELAEHFPGVAEVVAYRRLRRDGETGEPTNWAENAVRPDVAAKLDPADLERWPMTKVLRDVVGVRISRITDTVEARLADPETASLLEVPLLSPILHYTGVTYDEDGRVVDVARIRYRGDRFSFTVTVEAQ